From Asterias rubens chromosome 6, eAstRub1.3, whole genome shotgun sequence, one genomic window encodes:
- the LOC117291437 gene encoding sorcin-like, translated as MFSSLTNKVQQHTYSYRIPRGSMNIKVVIILLVLPSICLGQNAPDPLYGYFAEVAGQDGQISVNELQRALTASGIIGSYRVFSRATCAILISVLDRDYSGKMGLNEFQEMWTALNQWKESFARFDSDRSGEIEAHELQSALSAFGYDLSPQAQGVIFKRFSEDGNMPFDDYVFCLVKLRAITDHFRRRDASQNGYATFKYDDFIQVTMIY; from the exons atgttttcttctttgacGAACAAGGTTCAGCAGCACACCTACAGCTACAGGATTCCACGAGGCAGCATG aaTATCAAAGTTGTAATCATCCTGCTAGTGTTACCATCCATATGTCTCGGACaaaat GCTCCAGACCCACTATACGGCTATTTTGCAGAAGTCGCTGGACAA GATGGTCAAATAAGTGTAAATGAATTGCAGAGGGCTTTGACGGCGTCAGGTATAATTGGATCTTATCGAG TTTTTAGCAGAGCAACTTGTGCTATACTGATTAGCGTTCTGGAC CGTGATTATTCTGGTAAAATGGGCTTAAATGAGTTTCAAGAGATGTGGACTGCACTCAATCAGTGGAAAGAATCGTTCGCGCGCTTTGACAGTGATCGCAGTGGTGAAATAGAAGCCCATGAGTTACAAAGTGCACTCAGTGCATTCG GATATGACTTATCACCGCAAGCACAGGGCGTAATATTCAAACGATTCTCTGAAGATGGGAATATGCCATTTGATGACTATGTATTCTGTTTGGTCAAGCTGAGAGCAATCACAG ATCATTTCAGAAGACGTGATGCTAGTCAGAATGGATATGCAACCTTTAAGTATGATGAC tTCATCCAAGTCACCATGATCTATTAG